A single region of the Malaclemys terrapin pileata isolate rMalTer1 chromosome 2, rMalTer1.hap1, whole genome shotgun sequence genome encodes:
- the DMTN gene encoding dematin isoform X1 — MERLQKQSLTSPGSVGSSRGSSVPGSPSSIVARMDNEVLGYKDLAAIPKDKAILDIERPDLMIYEPHFTYSLMEHVELPRSRERSLSPKSISPPPSPEVIRDGMENKSLGSASQAASRRTSSTAWSGMHHFHRPDTNTMDLNIYKKPPIYKQREPSTGAPQSKHMIEDQIIECSKFPAAQAPDPNQPAKIETDYWPCPPSLAVVEKEWRQRMASKKGMEEEEDLTEEMTNLRELQKQELSKVTSNLGKLILKEEMEKSLPIRRKTRSLPDRTPFHTSLPLGSSRSATLPGRSTLTRLQSAEFSPDSSEKGSPDLQVSSRPAARGETLGAVMYLEGGGGSAPPFHCMLSFSQPRMAGTG, encoded by the exons ATGGAAAGGTTACAGAAG CAATCTTTGACCTCCCCTGGGAGCGTCGGTTCCTCCCGTGGGTCCAGCGTCCCAGGATCGCCCTCCAGCATTGTG GCCAGAATGGACAATGAGGTTCTGGGCTACAAGGACCTGGCGGCCATTCCCAAGGACAAGGCGATCCTGGACATCGAGCGCCCTGACTTAATGATCTATGAGCCCCATTTCACCTACTCCCTCATGGAGCACGTGGAATTGCCGAGGAGCCGAGAG CGGTCCCTGTCCCCCAAAtccatctctcctcctccttctccagaa GTCATCCGGGACGGGATGGAAAACAAGTCCCTCGGAAGTGCCTCCCAGGCAGCTAGTCGCCGGACCAGCAGCACAGCCTGGAGCGGAATGCACCACTTCCACCGACCTG ATACCAACACCATGGATCTGAACATATACAAGAAGCCACCAATCTACAAGCAGAGAG AGCCCTCGACAGGAGCCCCACAGAGCAAGCACATGATAGAAGACCAGATCATTGAGTGCTCCAAGTTCCCAGCAGCCCAGGCCCCGGACCCCAACCAGCCAGCCAAGATCGAGACAGATTattggccctgccctccctccctggcagTCGTAG AGAAGGAGTGGAGGCAGCGGATGGCCTCCAAGAAAGGCATGGAAGAAGAAGAGGATCTCACGGAGGAAATGACTAACCTGCGTGAACTACAGAAACAGGAGCTGAGTAAG GTCACCTCAAACCTCGGGAAGCTGATCCTGAAGGAGGAGATGGAGAAATCTCTCCCCATCCGGAGGAAAACCCGCTCGCTCCCAGACCGGACGCCCTTCCACACCT CTCTGCCCCTGGGGAGTTCCAGATCCGCCACCCTTCCTGGGAGAAGTACCCTCACCAGG CTGCAGTCAGCAGAGTTCAGCCCAGACAGCAGCGAGAAGGGGAGCCCAG ACCTGCAGGTAAGCAGTCGCCCTGCTGCTCGAGGGGAGACACTGGGAGCGGTGATGTATCTTGAGGGAGGCGGGGGAAGTGCCCCTCCCTTCCATTGCAtgctcagcttctcccaacctCGCATGGCTGGCACCGGCTGA
- the DMTN gene encoding dematin isoform X2 — MERLQKQSLTSPGSVGSSRGSSVPGSPSSIVARMDNEVLGYKDLAAIPKDKAILDIERPDLMIYEPHFTYSLMEHVELPRSRERSLSPKSISPPPSPEVIRDGMENKSLGSASQAASRRTSSTAWSGMHHFHRPDTNTMDLNIYKKPPIYKQREPSTGAPQSKHMIEDQIIECSKFPAAQAPDPNQPAKIETDYWPCPPSLAVVEKEWRQRMASKKGMEEEEDLTEEMTNLRELQKQELSKVTSNLGKLILKEEMEKSLPIRRKTRSLPDRTPFHTSLPLGSSRSATLPGRSTLTRLQSAEFSPDSSEKGSPDLQNGQRGRMDRGNSLPSMLEQKIYPYEVLKVTYRGRVKLLPGVDRTRLERHLSPEDFLRVFKMSLEEFSKLALWKRNELKKKALLF; from the exons ATGGAAAGGTTACAGAAG CAATCTTTGACCTCCCCTGGGAGCGTCGGTTCCTCCCGTGGGTCCAGCGTCCCAGGATCGCCCTCCAGCATTGTG GCCAGAATGGACAATGAGGTTCTGGGCTACAAGGACCTGGCGGCCATTCCCAAGGACAAGGCGATCCTGGACATCGAGCGCCCTGACTTAATGATCTATGAGCCCCATTTCACCTACTCCCTCATGGAGCACGTGGAATTGCCGAGGAGCCGAGAG CGGTCCCTGTCCCCCAAAtccatctctcctcctccttctccagaa GTCATCCGGGACGGGATGGAAAACAAGTCCCTCGGAAGTGCCTCCCAGGCAGCTAGTCGCCGGACCAGCAGCACAGCCTGGAGCGGAATGCACCACTTCCACCGACCTG ATACCAACACCATGGATCTGAACATATACAAGAAGCCACCAATCTACAAGCAGAGAG AGCCCTCGACAGGAGCCCCACAGAGCAAGCACATGATAGAAGACCAGATCATTGAGTGCTCCAAGTTCCCAGCAGCCCAGGCCCCGGACCCCAACCAGCCAGCCAAGATCGAGACAGATTattggccctgccctccctccctggcagTCGTAG AGAAGGAGTGGAGGCAGCGGATGGCCTCCAAGAAAGGCATGGAAGAAGAAGAGGATCTCACGGAGGAAATGACTAACCTGCGTGAACTACAGAAACAGGAGCTGAGTAAG GTCACCTCAAACCTCGGGAAGCTGATCCTGAAGGAGGAGATGGAGAAATCTCTCCCCATCCGGAGGAAAACCCGCTCGCTCCCAGACCGGACGCCCTTCCACACCT CTCTGCCCCTGGGGAGTTCCAGATCCGCCACCCTTCCTGGGAGAAGTACCCTCACCAGG CTGCAGTCAGCAGAGTTCAGCCCAGACAGCAGCGAGAAGGGGAGCCCAG ACCTGCAG AATGGCCAGCGGGGGAGGATGGACAGAGGGAACTCCCTGCCCAGCATGCTGGAGCAGAAG ATTTACCCCTATGAGGTGCTGAAGGTGACGTACAGGGGTCGTGTGAAACTGCTTCCGGGAGTGGACAGAACAAGGCTAGAG AGGCACCTGTCCCCAGAGGATTTCCTGCGTGTCTTcaagatgtccctggaggagtTCAGCAAGCTGGCCCTGTGGAAGCGGAACGAGCTGAAGAAGAAAGCTTTACTGTTCTGA